One genomic segment of Nocardia spumae includes these proteins:
- a CDS encoding HpcH/HpaI aldolase/citrate lyase family protein, whose translation MSTRRSVLAVPGSNLRMIDKAKGLPADEIFLDLEDAVAPPAKAAARANIIAALNSPGWGDQIKVVRVNDWTTQWTYSDVISVVEGAGRDLDAILLPKVLDAGQVRALDLLLTQLEKANGLEVGRIGIEPQLENALGLRNIDEIATASPRVRTLVFGPADFMASINMRTLVVGEQPEGYEPGDAYHHILMTILLTARAHGLQAIDGPYLQIRDLDGFRRAASRTAALGFDGKWVLHPTQIEAANEIFSPRQADYDRAEEILDAYAYHTSAEGGARGAVMLGDEMIDEASAKMAQVVAEKGRAAGMARTTTFRPGR comes from the coding sequence TTCCTGGACCTCGAGGACGCCGTCGCTCCGCCCGCCAAGGCCGCGGCGCGCGCCAACATCATCGCCGCGCTGAACTCACCGGGCTGGGGTGATCAGATCAAGGTGGTGCGGGTCAACGACTGGACCACCCAGTGGACCTACTCCGACGTGATCTCGGTGGTCGAAGGAGCGGGCCGCGATCTGGACGCGATCCTGTTGCCGAAGGTGCTCGACGCCGGGCAGGTACGCGCCCTCGATCTGCTGCTGACCCAATTGGAGAAGGCCAACGGTCTCGAAGTGGGGCGCATCGGCATCGAACCGCAGCTGGAGAACGCGCTGGGCCTGCGCAACATCGATGAGATCGCCACCGCGAGCCCGCGGGTGCGGACCCTGGTCTTCGGCCCGGCCGATTTCATGGCCAGTATCAATATGCGCACCCTGGTGGTCGGCGAACAGCCCGAGGGTTACGAGCCCGGCGACGCCTATCACCACATCCTGATGACCATTCTGCTGACCGCCCGCGCTCACGGACTGCAGGCGATCGACGGTCCGTACCTGCAGATTCGCGATCTGGACGGTTTCCGCCGGGCGGCATCGCGCACGGCCGCACTGGGTTTCGACGGCAAGTGGGTCCTGCATCCCACCCAGATCGAGGCCGCGAACGAGATCTTCAGCCCGCGCCAGGCCGATTACGACCGCGCCGAGGAGATTCTCGACGCCTACGCGTACCACACCTCGGCCGAGGGCGGCGCCCGCGGCGCGGTCATGCTGGGCGACGAGATGATCGATGAGGCCAGCGCGAAGATGGCCCAGGTGGTGGCGGAGAAGGGCCGCGCCGCCGGCATGGCCCGCACCACCACGTTCCGACCCGGCCGATAA
- a CDS encoding maleylpyruvate isomerase family mycothiol-dependent enzyme, which translates to MTAPMDLEQIWQAIVVERAGLADLLGSLAASGWDHPSLCDGWRVRDVAAHLIQATRLDVPAIAMGLIRARGNLDRAIRDSAIRYADARSTPALLAEFRDSVGSRAVPFGTTPADRLMDLLLHGQDIAIPLGITREMPTAAAVSALRRIWETGAPFHARRRFAGYRLTATDSPWSAGTGLAVEGPSAALLLLISGRSAALDRITGEGATRLRQ; encoded by the coding sequence ATGACCGCACCGATGGACCTCGAACAGATCTGGCAGGCGATCGTCGTGGAACGAGCCGGACTCGCGGATCTGCTGGGCTCGCTCGCCGCATCCGGCTGGGATCACCCCTCACTGTGCGACGGCTGGCGCGTGCGCGATGTCGCCGCCCATCTGATCCAGGCCACCCGACTGGATGTGCCGGCGATCGCGATGGGGCTGATTCGGGCGCGCGGCAACCTCGATCGCGCGATCCGCGACTCCGCGATCCGCTACGCCGACGCCCGCTCGACCCCGGCACTGCTCGCCGAGTTCCGCGACAGCGTCGGATCGCGTGCCGTCCCGTTCGGGACCACCCCGGCCGATCGCCTGATGGATCTGCTCCTGCACGGCCAGGACATCGCGATCCCGCTGGGCATCACACGGGAGATGCCCACCGCGGCAGCGGTATCGGCACTGCGGCGGATCTGGGAGACGGGCGCGCCCTTCCATGCCCGCAGGCGGTTCGCCGGATACCGATTGACCGCAACCGATTCCCCATGGTCGGCGGGTACCGGTCTCGCGGTCGAAGGCCCCTCGGCCGCGCTACTGCTGCTGATCAGCGGGCGGTCCGCCGCCCTCGACCGGATCACCGGCGAGGGCGCCACGCGGTTGCGGCAGTGA
- a CDS encoding MerR family transcriptional regulator: MTEATPRDELIGIGALSRSTGVPVRTLRFYCDEGVLDTVRSATGHRLFDPATAAEQVAFVRRLRGLGLGLAAIVEVLRGAVSIGDAVAAERRSLDNELTALRWRRAALVAVETAAPELRAARLERLAAVLDGPHARDGLVAIWRRLLAPMPATEFDGFVEMNVPAPPADPTAAQVLAYADLVCAAADPGWFAAVSRQLWGGDRRAVVHPRELLAGVAEACAAVGVSATAEVEPRPGAELDRFVAAHAAAREVRDTPRFRRRLRGALGDTDPRIHRYWARTGDMLGTTTAGAAQHWLSRALDRDVRFSPAPVKSDTRAGR; this comes from the coding sequence GTGACCGAGGCCACACCTCGCGACGAGTTGATCGGCATCGGCGCGCTGTCCCGGTCGACCGGGGTTCCCGTTCGCACGCTGCGGTTCTACTGCGACGAGGGGGTCCTCGACACCGTGCGCAGCGCCACCGGTCATCGGCTGTTCGATCCGGCGACCGCCGCGGAGCAGGTGGCGTTCGTGCGGCGGCTGCGGGGCCTGGGACTCGGTTTGGCCGCGATCGTCGAGGTCCTGCGCGGGGCCGTATCGATCGGCGATGCCGTTGCCGCCGAACGCCGCTCGCTCGACAACGAATTGACGGCACTGCGCTGGCGCCGCGCCGCACTCGTCGCGGTCGAGACCGCCGCACCGGAACTACGCGCCGCGCGCCTCGAACGCCTGGCCGCAGTGCTGGACGGACCGCATGCCCGCGACGGTCTCGTCGCGATATGGCGGCGTCTGCTGGCTCCCATGCCGGCCACCGAATTCGACGGGTTCGTCGAGATGAACGTCCCCGCGCCACCCGCCGATCCCACCGCGGCGCAGGTTCTCGCCTACGCCGACCTCGTCTGCGCCGCAGCCGATCCCGGCTGGTTCGCGGCGGTCTCGCGCCAGCTGTGGGGTGGCGACCGGCGGGCCGTCGTCCACCCGCGCGAACTGCTGGCGGGGGTCGCCGAGGCATGCGCGGCCGTGGGCGTGTCGGCGACGGCGGAGGTCGAGCCGCGCCCCGGTGCGGAACTCGACCGCTTCGTGGCCGCCCATGCCGCCGCCCGTGAGGTTCGCGACACACCGCGATTCCGGAGGCGACTCCGCGGCGCCCTCGGTGACACCGATCCGCGGATCCACCGATATTGGGCTCGCACCGGTGACATGCTGGGCACCACGACCGCCGGGGCCGCGCAGCACTGGCTGTCGCGGGCGCTGGACCGAGATGTCCGTTTCTCGCCCGCGCCGGTAAAATCGGACACGCGGGCGGGGCGCTGA
- a CDS encoding general stress protein: MTNPLGSTNRNRPGLPTPPSGWPVASYPTYAEAQRAVDYLADNQFPVENMTIVGVDLMQVERVLGRLTWGKVIGGGMVSGAWLGLFLGLLLSLFTTGGVIGPLVVGLIGGIIFGLISAVIPYAATRGTRDFASTMQLVAGRYDVLCDPKVAEQARDMLARLAL, encoded by the coding sequence ATGACCAATCCGTTGGGTAGTACGAATCGCAATCGGCCCGGCCTGCCGACGCCGCCGTCGGGGTGGCCGGTGGCCTCGTATCCGACCTATGCGGAGGCGCAGCGGGCGGTCGACTATCTGGCCGACAATCAGTTCCCGGTGGAGAACATGACCATCGTGGGTGTCGACCTCATGCAGGTCGAACGCGTGCTCGGCCGTCTCACCTGGGGCAAAGTCATTGGCGGCGGCATGGTTTCGGGCGCTTGGCTGGGTTTGTTCCTGGGTCTGCTGCTGAGCCTGTTCACCACCGGCGGGGTGATCGGACCGCTGGTGGTCGGCTTGATCGGCGGCATCATCTTCGGGCTCATCTCGGCGGTCATCCCGTACGCGGCCACCCGCGGCACCCGCGATTTCGCCTCGACCATGCAGTTGGTCGCCGGGCGCTACGACGTGCTGTGCGATCCGAAGGTGGCCGAGCAGGCGCGTGACATGCTGGCTCGCCTGGCCCTGTAG
- a CDS encoding suppressor of fused domain protein, with the protein MELDQVRAAVLTHFGIPRAESGWDATRFDSASVTFLGLEPIEILRIPDGEFVHYVTLGGSRHPMTDPAAALADPLRGPRAELVLTVRGGAGVQAGLPRGLGVLIAAPAVEGVVLQTDALLDLGEPLWRNAPFTAALLGTADIAEVPLPEPAEPVRFLSVAPITATEAAWVRVRGAGALREAWAEAGIDVRDPDRSVANL; encoded by the coding sequence ATGGAACTCGATCAGGTGCGGGCCGCGGTCCTGACGCATTTCGGCATCCCGCGCGCCGAGTCGGGCTGGGACGCCACCCGCTTCGATTCGGCATCGGTGACCTTCCTGGGACTCGAGCCGATCGAAATCCTGCGTATCCCCGACGGCGAGTTCGTGCACTACGTCACCCTCGGCGGCTCCCGGCATCCGATGACCGATCCCGCCGCGGCGCTGGCCGATCCGCTGCGCGGCCCGCGCGCGGAGCTCGTCTTGACCGTGCGCGGCGGGGCGGGGGTGCAGGCCGGATTACCGCGCGGGCTCGGTGTGCTGATCGCCGCGCCGGCGGTGGAAGGTGTTGTGTTGCAGACCGACGCCCTCCTCGATCTCGGAGAGCCGTTGTGGCGCAACGCGCCGTTCACGGCCGCGCTGCTGGGCACGGCCGATATCGCCGAGGTGCCGCTGCCCGAACCCGCCGAGCCGGTGCGATTCCTGTCCGTCGCGCCGATCACCGCGACCGAGGCCGCCTGGGTGCGGGTGCGGGGTGCGGGGGCATTGCGGGAAGCGTGGGCGGAGGCGGGCATCGATGTGCGGGATCCGGATCGATCCGTGGCGAATCTGTAA
- a CDS encoding magnesium and cobalt transport protein CorA, whose amino-acid sequence MPSIPPFPQFRGSGRTRRNPRVPRIPVPTARAIVDCGVYVDGRRQPGHVTPADGLAQVRKQNKGFVWVGIHAPDADQMAEVAQIFGLHELAVEDAVHAHQRPKLERYDDTMFLVLRTVKYLEHDPNSVSEIVQTGEIMIFVGPDFVVTVRHGEHTALAVVRDQMEQHPDRLALGPGAVLHAVADHVVDSYLLVTQSVEDDVEAMEEEVFTPRSRLTIEAIYQLKREVVELRRAVNPLALPLQLLSRSTELPMPKEIRRYLRDVADHHTAVAERISDFDEALSALINAALAKVSVQQNTDMRKISAWAAMAAVPTMIAGIYGMNFEHMPELGWTYGYGLIWLIILVICGALFVALRRNKWL is encoded by the coding sequence GTGCCCTCGATACCTCCGTTTCCACAGTTCCGTGGCTCCGGGAGGACGCGGCGTAACCCGCGCGTCCCCCGCATTCCGGTGCCCACCGCCCGCGCCATCGTCGATTGCGGGGTCTACGTCGACGGGCGGCGTCAACCCGGACATGTCACCCCGGCGGACGGGCTGGCGCAGGTACGCAAGCAGAACAAGGGCTTCGTCTGGGTGGGTATCCACGCACCCGATGCGGATCAGATGGCCGAGGTGGCACAGATTTTCGGACTGCACGAACTGGCGGTCGAAGATGCCGTGCACGCGCATCAGCGGCCCAAGCTCGAGCGCTACGACGACACGATGTTCCTGGTGCTGCGCACGGTGAAATACCTCGAGCACGATCCGAATTCGGTCAGCGAGATCGTGCAGACGGGCGAGATCATGATCTTCGTGGGCCCGGATTTCGTCGTGACGGTCCGGCACGGCGAGCACACCGCGCTGGCCGTGGTCCGCGACCAGATGGAACAGCATCCCGATCGGCTGGCGCTGGGGCCCGGCGCGGTACTGCACGCCGTCGCCGACCATGTGGTCGACTCGTACCTGCTGGTCACCCAGTCGGTGGAAGACGATGTGGAGGCCATGGAGGAAGAGGTCTTCACGCCGCGCAGCCGCCTCACCATCGAGGCGATCTATCAGCTCAAGCGCGAGGTCGTCGAATTGCGACGGGCGGTCAATCCGCTCGCGCTGCCGCTGCAATTGCTCAGTCGCAGTACGGAATTGCCGATGCCGAAGGAGATCCGCCGATATCTGCGCGATGTCGCCGATCACCACACCGCCGTCGCGGAGCGGATCAGTGATTTCGACGAAGCGCTCAGCGCCCTGATCAACGCGGCGCTGGCGAAGGTGAGCGTCCAGCAGAACACCGATATGCGCAAGATCTCCGCCTGGGCCGCGATGGCGGCGGTGCCGACCATGATCGCCGGAATCTACGGGATGAATTTCGAGCACATGCCGGAGCTGGGGTGGACCTACGGTTACGGGCTGATATGGCTCATCATTCTGGTGATCTGCGGTGCGCTGTTCGTGGCGCTGCGACGCAACAAATGGTTGTGA
- a CDS encoding PHP domain-containing protein: MRIDLHTHSTASDGTETPAELMRAAAAAGLDVVAITDHDTTAGWAAAVDALPSGLRLVRGMEMSCVGMGEDGWPVPVHLLAYLFDPDDGAFAAERERLRGERVARVRAMAQRMADDGLPIDPDAVVAAAGPAAGRPHLARALVDAGVVPTVGAAFTDLLAPRGRYYAEKADTPLRQAVEMVAAAGGVTVVAHARARTRGRLLALDDIRELAGHGLGGLEIDHPDHNDADRAVLRELARELNLITTGSSDYHGADKPVRLGECRTDPAQFDRLVEKASGVAVIAS; encoded by the coding sequence GTGCGCATCGACCTCCACACCCATTCGACCGCGTCGGACGGCACCGAAACCCCCGCCGAGTTGATGCGTGCCGCCGCCGCGGCCGGACTGGATGTCGTCGCGATCACCGATCACGACACCACGGCGGGGTGGGCGGCGGCCGTCGACGCGCTCCCGAGCGGATTACGGCTGGTGCGCGGCATGGAGATGTCGTGTGTGGGGATGGGCGAGGACGGCTGGCCGGTACCGGTGCATCTGCTCGCGTACCTCTTCGATCCCGACGACGGCGCTTTCGCCGCGGAGCGTGAGCGGCTGCGCGGTGAGCGCGTGGCCCGGGTGCGGGCGATGGCGCAGCGGATGGCCGACGACGGATTGCCGATCGATCCGGACGCGGTCGTCGCGGCGGCCGGTCCCGCGGCCGGACGGCCGCATCTGGCGCGGGCACTGGTCGATGCCGGTGTGGTGCCGACGGTCGGCGCGGCATTCACCGATCTGCTGGCCCCGCGGGGCCGCTACTACGCGGAGAAGGCCGATACGCCGCTGCGGCAGGCCGTGGAGATGGTCGCGGCGGCCGGCGGGGTGACGGTGGTCGCCCACGCCCGGGCGCGCACCCGGGGCCGGCTGCTGGCGCTCGACGATATTCGCGAGCTGGCCGGGCACGGTCTGGGCGGACTCGAGATCGACCACCCCGACCACAACGACGCCGATCGCGCGGTACTGCGGGAGCTGGCACGCGAGCTGAATCTGATCACCACCGGTTCCTCGGACTACCACGGTGCCGACAAGCCGGTGCGACTCGGCGAATGCCGTACCGATCCGGCGCAATTCGACCGGCTGGTGGAGAAGGCCAGTGGCGTCGCGGTGATCGCCTCGTGA
- a CDS encoding FAD-dependent oxidoreductase has translation MNDAAHPPAGDETTADVLVVGGGPAGMWSALTAVAAGARVILVDKARCGRSGPSANGTVALWDIPPGPGRDEVVAHSFSHGGGLGDPEWLDRVLGETHHRIDPLLRWGYRQAGDALGPSTRVRLDGRRYLGALRRGLLRAGVRVLDHHQALYLLVDSDGVVCGAGGAQVRDSFRSWTVRAGGVVLATGGCAFLSGGAGTDGATGEGLLMAAEAGGELSGMEFSGAYSLASAADPRDVRFGALFDESGALLEGDEFTVRSAALTALAQGRRIYADPMRGSAVRLGPRAVVPAGTTAVPGIPDHRADPSGRVRLRAVLEGTVRGSGGLRLVGFDCATTVPGLYAAGDIATREPVTGAVGGFGGHGGGWAISSGMWAGSGAERFARQRGRVGRARPLPGAGLNPRSGIDARAVVGLVQEHTLPMRRSYWRSAGSLRDSIAELDAIWPVTECELGGIGADRVRARQAAALLAVARWTKYSALARTETRGVHRRTDHPGATQDWCRRLLTGGVSQVWVRPA, from the coding sequence GTGAACGATGCCGCGCACCCGCCAGCGGGGGATGAGACGACCGCCGATGTCCTGGTGGTCGGTGGCGGGCCCGCCGGTATGTGGTCCGCGTTGACCGCCGTCGCGGCCGGTGCGCGCGTGATTCTCGTCGACAAGGCCCGCTGTGGCCGCAGCGGGCCGTCCGCGAACGGCACCGTCGCGCTGTGGGATATCCCACCCGGACCGGGCCGCGACGAAGTGGTGGCGCACAGCTTCTCGCACGGCGGTGGTCTGGGCGATCCGGAGTGGCTGGATCGGGTACTGGGCGAAACCCATCACCGCATCGATCCGTTGCTGCGCTGGGGTTACCGGCAGGCCGGCGACGCGCTCGGGCCGTCGACCCGGGTCCGGCTGGACGGTCGCCGATATCTGGGTGCGCTGCGGCGTGGCCTGCTGCGGGCCGGGGTGCGGGTGCTCGATCATCATCAGGCGCTGTATCTGCTGGTCGACAGCGACGGCGTGGTGTGCGGGGCAGGTGGTGCGCAGGTGCGCGACAGCTTCCGGAGCTGGACCGTGCGCGCGGGCGGGGTCGTGCTCGCGACCGGTGGCTGCGCATTCCTGTCGGGCGGCGCCGGCACCGACGGCGCCACCGGCGAGGGCCTGCTCATGGCGGCGGAGGCCGGTGGTGAGCTATCGGGGATGGAATTCTCCGGGGCCTACAGCCTGGCGTCGGCGGCCGATCCGCGGGATGTGCGATTCGGCGCGCTGTTCGACGAATCCGGGGCGCTGCTGGAAGGGGACGAGTTCACCGTGCGCTCGGCCGCACTGACGGCATTGGCGCAGGGGCGGCGGATCTATGCCGATCCGATGCGCGGATCGGCGGTGCGGCTGGGTCCGAGGGCGGTGGTTCCGGCCGGCACCACGGCTGTGCCGGGTATCCCGGATCATCGAGCGGATCCGTCCGGCCGGGTGCGGCTGCGCGCGGTCCTGGAGGGTACGGTGCGCGGTTCGGGTGGGCTTCGCCTCGTTGGATTCGATTGTGCGACAACAGTTCCCGGGCTCTACGCGGCCGGCGACATCGCGACCAGGGAACCGGTCACGGGCGCGGTCGGCGGCTTCGGCGGACACGGCGGCGGCTGGGCGATCTCGTCGGGGATGTGGGCCGGATCGGGAGCGGAGCGCTTCGCTCGTCAGCGCGGCCGAGTGGGCCGGGCCCGGCCGCTTCCGGGCGCCGGACTGAATCCGCGCTCCGGAATCGACGCACGCGCGGTGGTCGGGCTGGTGCAGGAACATACGCTGCCGATGCGCCGCAGCTATTGGCGCAGCGCGGGCAGTCTGCGCGACAGCATCGCCGAACTGGATGCGATCTGGCCGGTCACCGAGTGCGAGCTCGGCGGCATCGGCGCCGATCGGGTGCGGGCGCGGCAGGCCGCCGCCCTGCTGGCGGTGGCCCGCTGGACGAAATACAGCGCGCTGGCGCGAACCGAGACCCGTGGGGTGCACCGGCGCACCGACCATCCCGGCGCGACCCAGGACTGGTGTCGGCGGTTGCTCACCGGCGGGGTGAGCCAGGTCTGGGTGCGACCGGCCTGA
- a CDS encoding NAD(P)-dependent malic enzyme, which translates to MTDAPNATTASRETDTTDLSAITHEEIFAGHLGGKLSVELSAPLETQRDLSIAYTPGVAQVSRAIHKDEALAKRYTWTDRLVVVVSDGTAVLGLGDIGPRASLPVMEGKAALFKKFAGLDSIPIVLDTKDVDEIVETLVRLRPSFGAVNLEDISAPRCFEIEKRVVEALDCPVMHDDQHGTAIVVLAALNGAAKVQGRDTADLKVVVSGAGAAGVACTNILLAAGVSDVVVLDSKGIVSRDRGDLNEVKADLAQRTNPRGITGGAAEALSGADVFLGLSAGTIAEDLIASMAPESIVFAMSNPDPEIHPEVAHRYAAIVATGRSDFPNQINNVLAFPGVFKGALDAGARRITEGMKVAAANAIFGVVADELAPDKIIPSPLDPRVAPAVAEAVAAAARAEGVA; encoded by the coding sequence GTGACTGACGCACCGAATGCCACTACAGCGAGCCGTGAAACCGATACGACCGACCTTTCCGCTATCACTCACGAGGAAATTTTCGCCGGCCATCTCGGTGGCAAGCTTTCGGTGGAATTGTCCGCGCCGCTGGAGACCCAGCGTGATCTGTCGATCGCCTACACCCCCGGCGTCGCGCAGGTGAGCCGCGCGATCCACAAGGACGAGGCGCTCGCCAAGCGGTACACCTGGACCGACCGGCTGGTGGTCGTGGTCAGCGACGGCACCGCGGTGCTCGGCCTCGGCGATATCGGACCGCGCGCCTCGCTGCCGGTGATGGAGGGCAAGGCCGCGCTGTTCAAGAAGTTCGCCGGCCTGGATTCGATTCCGATCGTGCTCGACACCAAGGATGTCGACGAGATCGTGGAGACCCTGGTCCGCCTGCGCCCGAGCTTCGGTGCGGTGAACCTCGAGGACATCTCCGCCCCGCGCTGCTTCGAGATCGAGAAGCGGGTCGTCGAGGCGCTGGACTGCCCGGTCATGCACGACGATCAGCACGGCACCGCGATCGTGGTGCTCGCCGCGCTCAACGGCGCGGCCAAGGTGCAGGGCCGGGACACCGCCGATCTGAAGGTCGTCGTGTCCGGCGCCGGTGCCGCCGGTGTGGCGTGCACGAACATCCTGCTGGCCGCGGGAGTCTCCGATGTGGTGGTGCTCGACTCCAAGGGCATCGTCAGCCGGGATCGCGGTGACCTGAACGAGGTCAAGGCGGATCTGGCCCAGCGCACCAACCCGCGCGGGATCACCGGTGGCGCCGCCGAGGCGCTGTCGGGGGCCGATGTGTTCCTGGGCCTGTCGGCCGGCACCATCGCCGAGGACCTGATCGCGTCGATGGCACCCGAGTCGATCGTGTTCGCGATGTCGAACCCGGACCCGGAGATCCACCCCGAGGTGGCGCACCGCTACGCCGCGATCGTGGCCACCGGCCGCAGCGATTTCCCGAACCAGATCAACAACGTGCTCGCCTTCCCAGGCGTGTTCAAGGGCGCGCTGGATGCCGGTGCGCGCCGGATCACCGAGGGGATGAAGGTCGCGGCCGCCAACGCCATCTTCGGAGTGGTCGCCGACGAGCTCGCGCCCGACAAGATCATCCCGAGCCCGCTGGACCCGCGTGTCGCCCCGGCCGTCGCCGAGGCCGTGGCCGCGGCCGCCCGGGCCGAAGGCGTTGCCTGA
- a CDS encoding hemophore-related protein translates to MKRTVAALLAGTAGIAALALAVPGVASADAPQCNPQARAQVQAQTAPQVASYLAAHPDLAAELAKVKGMPKDQRKAEMQAYRQGHQQELKDFRSVRQPMIDYRMSCHTR, encoded by the coding sequence ATGAAGCGAACCGTCGCCGCCCTGCTGGCCGGCACCGCCGGCATCGCCGCCCTGGCCCTCGCCGTCCCAGGCGTCGCCTCGGCCGATGCGCCGCAGTGCAATCCGCAGGCACGCGCCCAGGTGCAGGCCCAGACCGCTCCGCAGGTCGCGTCGTACCTCGCGGCGCATCCGGATCTGGCCGCCGAGCTGGCCAAGGTCAAAGGGATGCCGAAGGATCAGCGCAAGGCCGAAATGCAGGCCTACCGGCAGGGCCACCAGCAGGAGCTGAAGGATTTCCGCTCGGTGCGCCAGCCGATGATCGACTACCGCATGTCCTGCCACACGAGGTGA
- a CDS encoding sensor histidine kinase, with translation MTTDGPDHTPRPRRLPTVSLRRRVVLTAVAVSGLALIAVALAVHSLFGVVVARSADTVLTDRAQLARRLAVQDTSPAELIMRVDNRSVRARLVLADGSVYGSLPSGHPSDNGVRTRTVTLAGTGQLERARLTLQADTPLPAKLRARLGRVLIGTTAAAIVMITAALWFGLRQALAPLDSMTRLAGDIARGGRGRRLSPARTDTELGRTAAAFDDMLDALEGAEARARASEQQMRAFVGDAAHELRTPIAGIKAMAEAVLHQPADTDPEQRERMYLLLVREAHRAGRLVEDLLDMARIDAGLTLHREPADLYELARSQLDRMRILHPDIEFRLTGRPVPAEVDPERIGQILVNLLSNACAAVTGGATIGIAVGEGVDVTGAPRAEIRVSDTGPGVPAPDRDRIFDRLVRLDAGRDRRRDGAGMGLAIARGIARAHGGELRCVAPPPGHSGAVFELVVPTGPISATIVRHVGPT, from the coding sequence GTGACGACCGACGGCCCGGACCACACCCCGCGACCACGGCGACTACCGACCGTCTCGCTGCGCCGCCGGGTGGTTCTCACCGCCGTCGCGGTGTCCGGACTGGCGTTGATCGCGGTGGCGCTGGCCGTACACAGCCTGTTCGGTGTCGTGGTGGCGCGCAGCGCCGATACCGTCCTGACCGATCGCGCCCAGCTGGCACGCCGGCTCGCCGTACAGGACACCTCGCCCGCCGAGCTGATCATGCGCGTGGACAACCGCTCGGTGCGCGCCCGGCTGGTCCTGGCCGACGGCAGCGTCTACGGCAGTCTGCCGTCCGGACACCCCTCCGACAACGGTGTCCGGACCCGGACCGTGACCCTCGCCGGAACCGGGCAGCTCGAGCGGGCCCGGCTCACCCTGCAGGCCGACACCCCGCTCCCGGCGAAACTGCGAGCCCGGCTGGGTCGCGTGCTGATCGGAACCACCGCGGCCGCGATCGTGATGATCACCGCCGCACTGTGGTTCGGTTTGCGGCAGGCGCTGGCACCGCTGGACTCGATGACCCGCCTGGCCGGCGATATCGCCCGCGGCGGGCGCGGTCGGCGGCTCTCCCCCGCCCGCACCGATACCGAATTGGGTCGCACCGCAGCGGCATTCGATGACATGCTCGACGCGCTCGAGGGAGCGGAAGCCCGCGCCCGGGCCTCCGAGCAACAGATGCGCGCCTTCGTCGGCGATGCCGCGCACGAGTTGCGCACGCCCATCGCGGGTATCAAGGCGATGGCGGAGGCGGTCCTGCACCAGCCCGCCGATACCGATCCCGAACAGCGCGAGCGAATGTACCTGCTACTGGTCCGCGAAGCCCACCGGGCCGGGCGGCTGGTCGAGGATTTGCTCGATATGGCGCGCATCGATGCCGGGCTGACGCTGCACCGCGAACCGGCCGACCTCTACGAGCTCGCGCGGTCTCAGCTGGATCGGATGCGAATCCTGCACCCGGACATCGAATTCCGGCTCACCGGCCGACCGGTGCCGGCCGAGGTCGACCCGGAGCGGATCGGGCAGATCCTGGTGAATCTGCTGAGCAACGCGTGCGCCGCGGTGACCGGCGGGGCGACGATCGGCATCGCGGTCGGCGAGGGCGTCGACGTCACCGGCGCGCCCCGCGCCGAGATCCGCGTCAGCGATACCGGCCCGGGAGTCCCCGCCCCCGACCGCGACCGCATCTTCGACCGCCTGGTGCGGCTGGACGCGGGCCGCGACCGCCGCCGCGACGGCGCCGGTATGGGTCTGGCGATCGCCCGCGGCATCGCCCGCGCCCATGGCGGCGAGCTGCGCTGCGTTGCGCCGCCGCCGGGTCACTCGGGGGCGGTGTTCGAACTGGTCGTGCCGACGGGCCCGATATCGGCGACCATTGTGCGGCACGTCGGTCCCACCTGA